The sequence CATTTACGGATAATGTATGTTTCAATGTGTTCTTCAGTTGATCGCGCCGCTTTTCAGACTCTATAGTCATATCATCGGCCAATACTTTGCCTGCGGCCACGTCTTTCTTCTTGACATGTGCTTCATACTTTTGTCCCACTGCACCATGAGCGTATCGACTTTGTTTTGCAAAATCGATAGTTCGGGAACGCTCAATTCCTTGTGTAGATCAAGTGCAAGGTGACGAAAATCGATATAGTAGCGCAGGATCCGGTCGCCTGCTGCGCTGAACTTTGCGCTTAGTTCACCTGCTTGAATGTTACCAAGATTGGAGGACGAAAAAGTAATCCGAGGGGACATAGGATTTGTAATCCTCTATTTGAGTGAATTCATGGCAGTGCACGTACTCAGATTGAGAGTTCAGTGCCCGAAATGCGGCATGACCTGTTCCGAGACCCGCTCGAACTGCTCCAGCATCATCGCCTTCGGTGTCGTCAGCGGCGTCGAGAGGTTGATGTGCTGCATGCCGGGATAGCGCTCTTCCAGCATTTTCAGATGCTCGACCAGCCCTTCGGCCGTGCCGGCGAACCAGGCGCCGCTTTCCATATAGTGATCGACCCGGGGCACGCCGGCCGCATACCAGCCGCCCCGCCGCTGCGTCGCCTCCACCTGTGTCTGGTCGATGCCGGGCACGAAGCCCAGCGGCGCGAACATTTTCACGTGCTCCTCATAAAGCGGCACGATGGCGCGATAGGCTTCCTCGGCCGTGTCGGCGATGTGGAAGAAGATGCCGACGGTCAGGTCCTCGCCCAGTTTCAGATCCTTGCCGGCCCGGTGGGCGGCTTGCTGATAGGCCTGGATCGGGCCGTCCGCCATGGTCGCGGCGCCGCCGCCGACCGCGCCCTTGATGCCGTGGCGGATCATGAAGTCCAGCCCGCGCGGGTTGGCGCTCACCACCGGCTGCCAGCATTCCACCGGCCGGTGGATCGGGCGCGGCACCAGCGTGATGTCCTCCAGCGTGTAGCCGCGATAGGGCACCTGCGGCGGCAGGGTGTAGTGCTTGCCCCGGTGGCTGAAGCGCTCGGTGTTGAAGGCCTTGAAGATGATTTCGACCTGTTCCTCGAACAGGTCGCGGTTGGCGGCCTGGTCCTGCATCGGCGCGCCGAAGGTCTCGACCTCGCGGGTGTGGTAGCCGCGGCCGACGCCGAACACGGTGCGCCCCTTGGTCATGATGTCGGCCAGGGCATAGTCCTCGGCAAGGCGCAGCGGATGCCACATCGGCGCGATGTTGAAACCGCAGCCGATCTTCAGCTTCTCGGTCATGTGGCAGAGATGCACCGCCATCATCAGCAGGTTGGGGATGACCTCATAGCCCTCGTGCTGGAAATGGTGCTCGGCCATCCAGAGCGTGTCCCAGCCGAGCCGGTCCATGCGCCTGGCCACCGCCTCCGACTTTTCGAACACGGTGCAGAGTTCGCCGTTCGTAAAGCGGCGCTCGTTGGCGGGCGTGTTGTCCTGGCCATAGTCGGGCATGTCGACATGCCCGGGATAGACGGTGACGAATTTGCTGATCATGGCGTGTCTTCCCGAGGGGTTCTTGGCGATTGCACCAAAGCCTATCGGGAAGACACCGCCGAAGCCAGACCGATGCCGGCCGGGTTACTCCGCCGGAGCGGCCGAGCGGCGGCCGCCGCCCAGGGCCTTCTGCACCGCATCGATGATGCCGCCCAGAATGCCCTTCGGCAGGAAGACGATGAACAGCACCAGGGCAATGCCATAGATGGCGTTGTCGAGGCCGACCGCATCCGTGCCGATATAGACGCGCAGGATCTCCGCCAGCAGCAGGGTGATGATCGCGCCGAATGTGGGGCCGAACTGGGTGAAGATGCCGCCGGCCACCACCGCAAACACGATCTGCAACGAAATCCCCAACCCGGATACGGTGTCGGGCGAGATGAACAGTTGGTATTGCGTGTACATCGCGCCGCCGAACGCGGTCATGATCGCGGACAGCACCGTGATCTTCAGCTTTTCCCGCGTGACATTGATGCCCGAGGCGGATGCGCTGTCCTCGTCCTCGCTGATCGCGTCCAGGGCATAGCGCATCATCGAGCGGTCGACCGCGCGCCAGACCAGCAGGCCGACCATCCAGACGCCGATGGCGATCAGGAAATAGGCCTCCTTGGTGTCGAACTGCAATGACATCAGCGACGAGACATCGTTGTTGCCCTTCGGGTCCGGCGTGAAGCCCAGCGAGCCGCCGGTGTAGTCGCGCGTCGCCACCACGACCTGGCGCACCACCTCGGTCAGGGCCAGCGTCACCAGGGCGAAATAGTGGCCGGTGATCTTGAACTTGAAGCACGGGTAGCCGACGATCACCGCCAGCAGCGCCGCACAGGCCAGCGCGATCGGAATGCCGATCCAGGGGGTCAGTTCCGCATAGTTCCACAGCAGCGCCGTTACATAGGCGCCGATGCCCATGAACGCGCCATGGCCCAGGCTCACCAGCCCGAACCGGCCCATCAGCGACCAGCCGGTATAGGTGAAGCTCCAGATCAGGATGATGATCATGATGTGCAGCGGATAGGGCGGCACACCCACGAACGA comes from Alphaproteobacteria bacterium and encodes:
- a CDS encoding LLM class flavin-dependent oxidoreductase — its product is MISKFVTVYPGHVDMPDYGQDNTPANERRFTNGELCTVFEKSEAVARRMDRLGWDTLWMAEHHFQHEGYEVIPNLLMMAVHLCHMTEKLKIGCGFNIAPMWHPLRLAEDYALADIMTKGRTVFGVGRGYHTREVETFGAPMQDQAANRDLFEEQVEIIFKAFNTERFSHRGKHYTLPPQVPYRGYTLEDITLVPRPIHRPVECWQPVVSANPRGLDFMIRHGIKGAVGGGAATMADGPIQAYQQAAHRAGKDLKLGEDLTVGIFFHIADTAEEAYRAIVPLYEEHVKMFAPLGFVPGIDQTQVEATQRRGGWYAAGVPRVDHYMESGAWFAGTAEGLVEHLKMLEERYPGMQHINLSTPLTTPKAMMLEQFERVSEQVMPHFGH
- a CDS encoding branched-chain amino acid ABC transporter permease — its product is MNSLILPIVLAVALAVISFVGVPPYPLHIMIIILIWSFTYTGWSLMGRFGLVSLGHGAFMGIGAYVTALLWNYAELTPWIGIPIALACAALLAVIVGYPCFKFKITGHYFALVTLALTEVVRQVVVATRDYTGGSLGFTPDPKGNNDVSSLMSLQFDTKEAYFLIAIGVWMVGLLVWRAVDRSMMRYALDAISEDEDSASASGINVTREKLKITVLSAIMTAFGGAMYTQYQLFISPDTVSGLGISLQIVFAVVAGGIFTQFGPTFGAIITLLLAEILRVYIGTDAVGLDNAIYGIALVLFIVFLPKGILGGIIDAVQKALGGGRRSAAPAE